The following proteins are encoded in a genomic region of Arcobacter suis CECT 7833:
- the qhpE gene encoding subtilisin-like serine protease QhpE, whose translation MSKDIFVALIDSGCTFETYEKIAIKVENNKILTTTQNKIKYKHGDVIGKIISSNENIKLYDIQVFDENLRTTPSHIIGALTYLLDKKVDVINMSLGLKTNYKEIEDLCKKLSSNGVTIISSFPRSGADFVFPASYDEVISVTSDGKCKENEISCIDISKSLFGANPFSKVEAVGGSSVAVARFTKYFCENLQEGYRKEEILLKIKEGYLHESK comes from the coding sequence ATGTCTAAAGATATTTTTGTAGCTTTAATTGATAGTGGTTGCACTTTTGAAACCTATGAAAAAATTGCAATAAAAGTTGAGAATAATAAAATTCTTACAACAACTCAAAATAAAATAAAATATAAACACGGAGATGTTATTGGAAAAATAATATCTTCTAATGAGAATATAAAACTATATGATATTCAAGTGTTTGATGAAAATCTAAGAACAACACCTTCTCATATAATAGGAGCTTTGACTTATCTTTTGGATAAAAAAGTAGATGTAATAAATATGAGTTTAGGACTTAAAACAAACTATAAAGAGATTGAAGATTTATGTAAAAAACTAAGTTCAAATGGAGTTACAATAATCTCATCTTTTCCACGGAGTGGAGCTGATTTTGTATTTCCAGCTTCTTATGATGAGGTAATTAGTGTAACTTCTGATGGAAAATGTAAAGAAAATGAAATAAGTTGTATTGATATTTCAAAATCTCTTTTTGGAGCAAATCCTTTTTCAAAGGTTGAAGCAGTTGGAGGTTCGAGTGTTGCAGTTGCAAGATTTACGAAATATTTTTGTGAGAATTTACAAGAAGGTTATAGAAAAGAAGAAATTTTATTAAAAATAAAAGAAGGTTATTTACATGAATCAAAATAA
- a CDS encoding GGDEF domain-containing protein: MNSNKKITIIIFSMVTILTIVIVALVALGSRQTGYDSAKKRAYLTADIVKKSLTSHMINGNMQQRDVFLDSMAQLKEVSDLWIIRSKTVSEQFGKSSLGNEIPRDAIDEEVLRTGNEKVITTESLKNASLRITIPYTASSIDKPNCLSCHNAKEGEVLGAISLKFDIQDDRISSIAILLNVIGIISLFLIFILIYISKKIKPYTSSFDAITEVLKQVHDGDYSVRAKEGVLKEDKEASLWLNEIIEKLETVLTGIEKNLTAFVHNRVSNVNNDKLLTAKEIIEDISEIYNYKKTIETDLTKDDIYYRLVQVLKDRLLIKSFYIFENDLVKDERSIIFSTKDAKPCCGILRNVKEQCRAERTDTVVLSENFPEICRVATCKNCTDYICIPFLINEQKSVTVHILCQDKECLKHIKYQIGIIKKYLEETKPILESRMLMDVLRERNLVDGLTGLYNRKYLDEFIDKKMHHELATGTTYAVMFLDIDYFKMVNDTYGHDAGDAILQKLSSTMKSAITEKEFIIRFGGEEFLIIMKNPTPESAKELATRINQEFEKLVFTFNNDSFSKTVSIGYAFFPSDTDQIWKCIKFADLSLYEAKETGRNKVVKFTKELLKNADKDKY; encoded by the coding sequence ATGAACTCTAACAAAAAAATCACTATTATAATTTTTAGTATGGTTACAATATTAACAATTGTAATAGTAGCTTTAGTTGCTCTTGGATCTAGACAAACAGGTTATGATAGTGCTAAAAAAAGAGCCTATTTAACAGCTGATATAGTTAAAAAATCTCTTACTTCCCATATGATTAATGGAAATATGCAGCAAAGGGATGTTTTCTTAGATAGTATGGCTCAGCTAAAAGAAGTTAGTGATTTATGGATTATTAGATCAAAGACTGTGAGTGAACAATTTGGGAAATCTAGCTTAGGAAATGAAATTCCAAGAGATGCCATTGATGAAGAAGTTTTAAGAACAGGTAATGAAAAGGTTATAACTACTGAATCTTTAAAAAATGCTTCATTAAGAATTACAATTCCTTACACAGCATCTTCAATTGATAAACCAAATTGTTTATCTTGTCATAATGCAAAAGAAGGTGAAGTTTTAGGTGCTATTTCTTTAAAATTTGATATTCAAGATGATAGAATTTCAAGTATTGCTATTTTGTTAAATGTTATTGGAATTATTTCTCTTTTCTTAATTTTCATATTAATTTATATTAGTAAAAAAATCAAACCATATACAAGTTCATTTGATGCAATTACAGAAGTTTTAAAACAAGTTCACGATGGTGATTATTCAGTACGTGCAAAAGAAGGTGTTTTAAAAGAAGATAAAGAAGCCTCTTTATGGTTAAATGAAATTATAGAAAAACTTGAAACTGTATTAACTGGAATTGAAAAAAATCTAACTGCTTTTGTACATAATAGAGTGTCAAATGTAAATAATGATAAATTATTAACAGCAAAAGAGATAATAGAAGATATTTCAGAAATTTATAACTATAAAAAAACTATAGAAACTGATTTAACAAAAGATGATATTTATTACCGATTAGTTCAAGTATTAAAAGATAGATTATTAATTAAATCTTTTTATATCTTTGAAAATGACTTGGTAAAAGATGAAAGAAGTATTATTTTTAGTACAAAAGATGCAAAACCTTGTTGTGGTATTTTAAGAAATGTAAAAGAACAATGTAGAGCGGAGAGAACAGATACGGTAGTTTTATCTGAAAACTTCCCTGAAATTTGTAGAGTTGCAACTTGTAAAAATTGTACTGATTATATTTGTATCCCATTTTTAATAAATGAGCAAAAAAGTGTAACTGTACATATTTTATGCCAAGATAAAGAGTGTTTAAAACATATTAAATATCAAATTGGAATTATCAAAAAATATCTTGAAGAAACAAAACCTATTTTAGAAAGTAGGATGTTAATGGATGTTTTAAGAGAAAGAAACTTAGTTGATGGATTAACAGGTCTTTATAATAGAAAATATTTAGATGAATTTATAGATAAAAAAATGCACCATGAACTAGCAACAGGAACAACTTATGCTGTTATGTTCTTAGATATTGACTACTTTAAAATGGTAAATGACACTTATGGACATGATGCAGGTGATGCAATACTTCAAAAACTATCAAGTACAATGAAAAGTGCAATCACTGAAAAAGAATTTATTATTAGATTTGGAGGAGAAGAGTTCTTGATTATAATGAAAAATCCAACTCCTGAAAGTGCGAAAGAATTAGCAACAAGAATTAATCAAGAGTTTGAGAAACTTGTGTTTACATTTAATAATGATTCATTTAGCAAAACAGTTAGTATTGGTTATGCTTTCTTCCCAAGTGATACAGACCAAATTTGGAAATGTATTAAATTCGCTGATTTATCACTTTATGAAGCCAAAGAAACAGGAAGAAATAAAGTTGTTAAGTTCACAAAAGAACTTCTTAAAAATGCAGATAAAGATAAATATTAA
- the qhpG gene encoding flavin-dependent monooxygenase QhpG, translated as MNQNKTIFVLGAGIAGVTTAIGLKKLGFNVTIFYKKRPFVAYEGFSEKTKDGLISQACINASKLLDKQSLRDSNWAGNTNKINYEYVVCRADLDEALLEDARDNDINCFNITVTGKIDVSGKKPKIFYKIDDSKIEKEADFIVDARGRFTPFKDEYICGPKSFSLLQELQINSLVENRTSINSTQDGWIWQAYVGNNKGYIQFTCDEELAVKIDDFEQLSEILGKQNTDFWSLQNAKPVGKIVKRDSFSKIHKEIINEKMILIGDSASSIDPLSGNGTFQAMSMSSIAPFVINTILNKSKKEQKVAIDFYKNRVEFIFNKFSKVGKEFYSLEKRFDSSFWQKRQLWTTSEVKDLKKLPRIEEKAIVNDSYVFPCDVVVTKDNPMGVWCYGNIEIVELSKYCIENEFEKSLEYFDIFCKEKGISMELYNSLKRWFIYQEILI; from the coding sequence ATGAATCAAAATAAAACAATATTTGTTTTAGGTGCTGGAATTGCAGGGGTTACAACAGCTATTGGACTTAAAAAATTAGGATTTAATGTAACTATATTTTATAAAAAAAGACCATTTGTTGCCTATGAAGGATTTAGTGAAAAAACTAAAGACGGATTGATTTCACAAGCTTGTATAAATGCTTCAAAACTTTTAGATAAACAATCTCTTCGTGATTCAAATTGGGCAGGAAATACAAATAAAATTAATTATGAATATGTTGTTTGTAGAGCTGATTTAGATGAAGCTTTACTTGAAGATGCAAGGGATAATGATATAAATTGTTTTAACATAACAGTTACTGGAAAAATTGATGTTAGTGGAAAAAAACCTAAAATTTTTTATAAAATAGATGATTCAAAAATAGAGAAAGAAGCTGATTTTATAGTTGATGCTAGAGGAAGATTTACTCCATTTAAAGATGAATATATTTGTGGACCAAAAAGCTTTTCACTTCTTCAAGAGTTGCAAATAAATAGTTTAGTTGAAAATAGAACTTCTATTAATTCAACACAAGATGGTTGGATTTGGCAAGCTTATGTCGGAAATAATAAAGGTTATATTCAATTTACTTGTGATGAAGAATTAGCAGTAAAAATAGATGATTTTGAACAGTTATCAGAAATTTTAGGAAAACAGAATACTGATTTTTGGAGTTTACAAAATGCAAAACCTGTTGGAAAAATAGTAAAAAGAGACTCTTTTAGTAAAATTCACAAAGAAATAATAAACGAAAAAATGATACTGATAGGAGATAGCGCTTCAAGTATTGACCCACTTTCAGGAAATGGAACTTTTCAAGCTATGAGTATGTCAAGTATTGCTCCATTTGTAATAAATACAATTTTAAATAAAAGTAAAAAAGAGCAAAAAGTAGCAATAGATTTTTATAAAAATAGAGTTGAATTCATATTTAATAAATTTTCAAAAGTTGGAAAAGAGTTTTATTCTTTAGAAAAAAGATTTGATAGTAGTTTTTGGCAAAAAAGACAACTCTGGACAACTTCTGAAGTTAAAGATTTGAAAAAATTACCAAGAATAGAAGAAAAAGCTATTGTAAACGATTCTTATGTTTTTCCATGTGATGTTGTTGTTACAAAAGACAACCCAATGGGAGTTTGGTGTTATGGGAATATTGAAATAGTAGAATTATCTAAATATTGTATTGAAAATGAATTTGAGAAATCTTTAGAATATTTTGATATTTTTTGTAAAGAAAAAGGTATTTCAATGGAATTATATAACTCTTTAAAAAGATGGTTTATATATCAAGAAATTTTGATTTGA